The nucleotide window CCTTGAAGTGGATGACGATCTGCGACAGCTTCTGCGGCATGCGCTTGCCAGTACGCAGGTAGAACGGCACGCCCGACCAGCGCCAGTTGCGGATATCGGCACGCAGGGCGACGAAGGTTTCGGTGTCGCTGCGGGCGTTGGCGTTGTCCTCTTCCAGGTAGCCAGGTACCGGCTTGCCCTCGCTGTAGCCGGCAATATACTGACCACGCACCACTTGGGTGCTCAAACCCTCGCCCGTGATCGGCGCCAGGGCCTTTAGCACCTTCACCTTCTCGTCACGAATGGCATCGGCGGACAGCTCGCTGGGCGGGTCCATGGCGATCAGGCACAGCAACTGCAGCAGATGGTTCTGGATCATGTCGCGCAGTTGGCCGGCCTTGTCGAAGTAGCCCCAGCGGCCTTCGATACCGACTTTCTCGGCAACGGTGATCTCCACGTGGGAGATGGAATTCTGGTTCCACTGGGTTTCGAACAGGCTATTGGCGAACCGAAGGGCAATCAGGTTCTGCACCGTCTCCTTGCCCAGATAGTGGTCGATACGGTACACCCGGTTTTCGGGGAAGAACCGCGCCACGGCATCGTTGACCCGTCGCGACGACTCCAGGTCGTGGCCGATGGGCTTCTCCAGCACCACCCGGGTACGCGGGGCCAGCCCTGCGTTGTCGAGGTTTTCGCAGATGGCCCCGTACACCGCTGCCGCCGTGGCGAAGTAGGCGATCAGCGGCAGGTCTCCCGGCAACTGCTCCGCCAGGGCCTGGTAACCCTCAGGTTGCAGGAAGTCCAGGTGCTGGTAGCTCAACCGGGCCAGGAAGCGGCCCAGTGCAGCAGGCTCGATATCGGCCTCGGGCACATGCCGGCGCAGGTGGGCTTCGATGCTGTTCAGGTGCTCCTGCGCGCTGCCTGCCTCGCGGGCCAGCGCCAGCAGGCGGGTGTCCGGGTGCAGCAGGTTGGCCCGGTCGAGCTGGTAGAGCGCAGGAAACAGCTTGCGCAACGCCAGGTCGCCAAGGGCGCCAAACAGGGCAAACGTGCAAGGATCGACACTGATCGCAGCCATGATGTAGGTTCTTTCCTAAAGTTGGTCTAGGAATACCGCTTTCGAATACGGTTTTCAAGGGATAATGTAGTAAAAACCACAACATTACACGCAAGTATTACAGACAAGTGGTGCGCCACCCGCACCGACAGTACGATAGACGACCGTGCAAAAAGCCTGCTGCTTCGTCAGCCGGCTGTCTTCCCGACCCAAGGACACACCCATGGACCGCGTGCGAAACCTCCTGGAACAGATCCAGGGACGCCTCGACGAGCTGAACAAGGCCGAACGCAAAGTCGCCGAAGTCATCCTCCTCAACCCGCAACAAGCCACCCGCTTCAGCATTGCTGCGCTGGCCCAGGCGGCCAAGGTCAGCGAACCGACCGTCAACCGCTTCTGCCGCTCATTTGGTGTCAGCGGCTACCCCGAACTCAAGCTGCAACTGGCACAGAGCCTGGCCAGCGGCGCCGCCTACGTCAGCCGCGCGGTAGAGGCCGACGATGACCCGGCAGCCTACACCCAGAAGATCTTCGCCAGTGCCATCGCCTCGCTCGACGGCGCCTGCCAGCAACTGGACCCGCAGCAGGTCAGCCGCGCCGTGGACATGATGATCCAGGCCCGGCAGATCCACTTCTTCGGCCTGGGCGCCTCGGCCCCGGTGGCCCTGGATGCCCAGCACAAGTTCTTCCGCTTCAACCTGGCGGTGTCGGCCCACGCCGATGTACTGATGCAGCGCATGCTGGCCTCGGTAGCCCACACCGGCGACCTGTTCGTGATCATTTCCTACACCGGGCGCACCCGCGAACTGGTCGAAGTGGCCCGCCTGGCCCGTGAAAACGGCGCTTCGGTGCTGGGCCTGACCGCCGCAGGCTCGCCGCTGGCCAACGCCTGCAGCCTGAGCCTGCACATCCCGTTGCCGGAAGACACCGACATCTACATGCCGATGACCTCGCGGATCATCCAGCTGACCGTGCTCGATGTGCTGGCCACTGGCATGACCCTGCGCCGCGGCGTCGACTTCCAGCCGCACCTGCGCAAGATCAAGGAAAGCCTGAACGCCAGCCGCTACCCGATCGAGGACGACGAACTCAACTGAGCCGGTGCGCCTGCAGGCGCAGGTGGGCACGCTGCCCCGGCGCCAGGCTCAGGCCCTCACCACTGCCGCTGGCGGCCTCGACGCAGACAAAGCGCTGGCTTTCACGGCCGGTCACGCCCATCAGCGGCCGGTTACCCGGGTGCCAGACTACGGTGTCGTCGCTGTCGCCAGTATCGATGCACAGCTCGCGCTGCCAGGCCGGGTCCTGCAGCTGTACCCTCGGCGTGCCGGGGTAAACCTTCTGACAGCCGCCCTTGAGCTTCAGCGCGCCCTCTTCACGGCAGGCCTGGCGGTTGAGGCGGTCGTAACCTTCGATATCCTCCAACCCGGACAGCGCTATCTCGGACACGTCGCTGATACGCCAGTACGCCAGGAGCGCATGGCTCAGCTGGCAGGGTTCGCTGTCCTGGTGCTCGGTGCTCAGGCTCAGCTCCATACGGCAGCCCAGCCTTGCGTGCAGGTCGACCTGCCAGTCGCACAGGTCCAGGCGCCACTTCAAGGTCACGCCCTCCTCGTCTTCGCGGCTGTCCACCAGCTTCCAATCCAGCAGGCGCGCCCAGCCATGGGCCGGCCACAGGTCCTCACTGGGGTGACGGCCATACCACGGCCAGCACACCGGCACACCGCCACGGATCGCCCCCACCTGCGGCCACTGCTCGGCGCACCACAGCCAAGGCCGTTCACCTGCCGGCTGAAAGTGCAGCAGCTGCGCGCCCTGGCGGCTGAATACCGCCTGGCAACGGGGGTGATCGATGATCAGCACATCGCGCTGCTGGTAACGCTCCCACTCGAATGTCGGCCTTGGCCGCTGCGAGGAAAAGAAGCGATGGAGCGGATGTTCGGGCATGGTTCAGAGCTCTTGTTGTTTGAGATAGCGCTGTCTCGGCCTATCCCCGACAACCACTGCAGGCCAGTGGGTGCCGGGAACCGAAAAGGGATTGGCGTAAATTTACAACAAATGCCCTCAGAATGACGACTGAATCTTCAAGCCCGCGACCAGCGCGTTGTCCACTTCGTCCACCCCGCCCGGGCTCTTGATGTACTGCAGGTTGGGCCGTACGGTCAGCCAGTTGGTGACGTGGAAGCCGTAGTAGAGCTCGGCGTTGTACTCGGTGCGTTGCAGCGGAACGAAGCCCGGGTTGTCGTAATCGTTGATACCACTCTGGGCATTGAGCAGTTCGGCGCGTTTCTTCACGTCGTCATTCACATGAATACGCGCCACACCGAAGCCGATGTCATCCTTGGGTCGGGCGTCGAAGGCGCCTTTGTAGACCAGCCCCACCTGCTGGTAGTTGTCGACCACGTTGGTGGCCTTGTCGTGCACGGTGAAGTTGGCGAACAGGCTGAGGCCGCGGTTGACGTCGCCACCTTGGGCGGTGACCTGCTGCTGCGCCACTACCCACCAACCGTGCTTGCTGGAATGCGACTTGAATGCCCCGCCAGTCAGCGCCTGCGGGTTGCCGTTGACGTCGTCGAACACATCGTCGGCCTTGGCCGTGCTGTAGTAGTAACCCAGGCGGTACTCCCCCGGCAGGCCGTTGACCTTGGGCGACCACACCGCCTCCACCGGCAGGATTGCCCCCTTGGTGCCGCTGCCGCTGAGCTTGAAGCCATTACCGGTTTCCAGGTTGGAGGGGTTCTGCTCGAAGGCGCCGACCTGCACGAAGAATTCCGGGGTGATGTTGTACTTCACCCGCAGCGCCCACTGGCTGACCGGCCAGTTGTACCAGATGCCGCCCACCCAGTTGCCTACTTGCGAGCCGCAGAAGGCCAGGTTCTGGAAGTCGCACGGGAAGCTGTTGAAGTCCTCGCCCTCGCCAAAGCGGCCGAATTTCACGTCCAGCGCGCCGTCGAAGTACTTTTGCTTGATCCACATCTGGGTCAGGCGCCAGGTCTGGCCGCGGCCCCACACCTCCTGCACCGAGCTGAACTGCCCGGCGCGCGGGTCGCTGATGCGGTCGTTGGACAGGTTGCGGCCGCTGCGCTCGGTGATCGCCAGCTTGAACTCGGCATCGTGCCACCCGAAGATCTTCTGCAGGTCCAGGTGTGCGCCAAGGGCAAACTGGTCGCTGTAGCGTGCAGTCTTGTCGTCGTTGTAGCCACCGTGCAGGTTGCCGGCCACCTCTCCGACGTAGTCGAGGGTGAAGTCGTAGCCCTTCTCCAGCAACTCGGTACGAGTGCCGCCCCAATCCCCGGTCATCCATTTCGATTCGCTGGAAAAAGCCTCGGCAGCCTGCACGCCGCTGCTGCCGACAACGGCGAGCAAAGCCAGCGAGCCCAATGTCCTGATACGTTTGCGCTGTTCCATCCCTTTGCGTCCTCTTTTTTCTTATTGATGGTGTAGACGAGTCAACGGCCCTTCAAGTGAGCCACGTTGTCCTTTGCGGTTGCGACAGTGCTGGCCAGGCGTATGCGCTCGCCACTGTCGGCGTCGAACAGCAGCACCCGGGCCGGGTCGAATTGCAGGTTGAGGGTGTCACCCACGCTGCACGCCACATCCGGCGCAAGGCGGCAGCACACCTTGGTCTGGTTGAGGGTGACAAACACCAGCAAGTCGGGCCCGGTAGGTTCGGTAACCTGCACCTCGGCGCGAATACCCGGCAAGCCATTGCCCTGCGCAGCGCCCAGGGCGATCTGCTCAGGGCGGATGCCCAGGATGATCTCGCGGCCATCCAGTTCGTCAGCTGCCAGCCCCAGGGGCAACTCGCAGCGCGCCTGGCCGCTGTCGAGCAGCGCCAGCAAGCGGCCGTCCTGCCTGGCCAGGCGCACCGGAATGAAGTTCATCGGCGGCGAACCGATGAAGCTGGCGACAAACTGGTTGGCCGGGTCGTTGTAGATCTGCTGCGGGGTGCCGAACTGCTGGATGATGCCGTCCTTCATCACCGCCACCTTGTCACCCAGGGTCATGGCCTCAATCTGGTCATGGGTGACGTAAACGGTGGTGGTCTTCAGGCGCTGATGCATCAGTTTCATTTCGGTGCGCATCTCGACCCGCAGCTTGGCATCGAGGTTGGACAGCGGCTCATCGAACAGGTAGATCTTTGGCCGCCGCGCCAGCGCGCGCCCCATGGCTACCCGTTGTTGCTGGCCACCGGACAGCTGTGCCGGCTTGCGCGCCAGCAGGTGCTCGATCTGCAGCAGCTTGGCGACCCGCGTCACTTCTTCATTGATGGCCGCCTGCGGCATCTTGCGGATCTTCAGGCCAAATTCGATGTTCTCGCGCACGCTCATGGTC belongs to Pseudomonas putida NBRC 14164 and includes:
- the hexR gene encoding DNA-binding transcriptional regulator HexR; translation: MRNLLEQIQGRLDELNKAERKVAEVILLNPQQATRFSIAALAQAAKVSEPTVNRFCRSFGVSGYPELKLQLAQSLASGAAYVSRAVEADDDPAAYTQKIFASAIASLDGACQQLDPQQVSRAVDMMIQARQIHFFGLGASAPVALDAQHKFFRFNLAVSAHADVLMQRMLASVAHTGDLFVIISYTGRTRELVEVARLARENGASVLGLTAAGSPLANACSLSLHIPLPEDTDIYMPMTSRIIQLTVLDVLATGMTLRRGVDFQPHLRKIKESLNASRYPIEDDELN
- a CDS encoding ABC transporter ATP-binding protein yields the protein MATLELRNVNKTYGSGLPDTLKDIQLSIKDGEFLILVGPSGCGKSTLMNCIAGLEQITGGAILIDEQDVSGMSPKDRDIAMVFQSYALYPTMSVRENIEFGLKIRKMPQAAINEEVTRVAKLLQIEHLLARKPAQLSGGQQQRVAMGRALARRPKIYLFDEPLSNLDAKLRVEMRTEMKLMHQRLKTTTVYVTHDQIEAMTLGDKVAVMKDGIIQQFGTPQQIYNDPANQFVASFIGSPPMNFIPVRLARQDGRLLALLDSGQARCELPLGLAADELDGREIILGIRPEQIALGAAQGNGLPGIRAEVQVTEPTGPDLLVFVTLNQTKVCCRLAPDVACSVGDTLNLQFDPARVLLFDADSGERIRLASTVATAKDNVAHLKGR
- a CDS encoding D-hexose-6-phosphate mutarotase, translated to MPEHPLHRFFSSQRPRPTFEWERYQQRDVLIIDHPRCQAVFSRQGAQLLHFQPAGERPWLWCAEQWPQVGAIRGGVPVCWPWYGRHPSEDLWPAHGWARLLDWKLVDSREDEEGVTLKWRLDLCDWQVDLHARLGCRMELSLSTEHQDSEPCQLSHALLAYWRISDVSEIALSGLEDIEGYDRLNRQACREEGALKLKGGCQKVYPGTPRVQLQDPAWQRELCIDTGDSDDTVVWHPGNRPLMGVTGRESQRFVCVEAASGSGEGLSLAPGQRAHLRLQAHRLS
- the zwf gene encoding glucose-6-phosphate dehydrogenase, whose translation is MAAISVDPCTFALFGALGDLALRKLFPALYQLDRANLLHPDTRLLALAREAGSAQEHLNSIEAHLRRHVPEADIEPAALGRFLARLSYQHLDFLQPEGYQALAEQLPGDLPLIAYFATAAAVYGAICENLDNAGLAPRTRVVLEKPIGHDLESSRRVNDAVARFFPENRVYRIDHYLGKETVQNLIALRFANSLFETQWNQNSISHVEITVAEKVGIEGRWGYFDKAGQLRDMIQNHLLQLLCLIAMDPPSELSADAIRDEKVKVLKALAPITGEGLSTQVVRGQYIAGYSEGKPVPGYLEEDNANARSDTETFVALRADIRNWRWSGVPFYLRTGKRMPQKLSQIVIHFKETPHYIFAPEQRLQIGNKLIIRLQPDEGISLRVMTKEQGLDKGMQLRSGPLQLNFSDTWRSTRIPDAYERLLLEVMRGNQNLFVRKDEIEYAWKWCDQLIAGWRNAGDAPKPYAAGSWGPMSSIALITRDGRAWYGDI
- a CDS encoding carbohydrate porin; the encoded protein is MEQRKRIRTLGSLALLAVVGSSGVQAAEAFSSESKWMTGDWGGTRTELLEKGYDFTLDYVGEVAGNLHGGYNDDKTARYSDQFALGAHLDLQKIFGWHDAEFKLAITERSGRNLSNDRISDPRAGQFSSVQEVWGRGQTWRLTQMWIKQKYFDGALDVKFGRFGEGEDFNSFPCDFQNLAFCGSQVGNWVGGIWYNWPVSQWALRVKYNITPEFFVQVGAFEQNPSNLETGNGFKLSGSGTKGAILPVEAVWSPKVNGLPGEYRLGYYYSTAKADDVFDDVNGNPQALTGGAFKSHSSKHGWWVVAQQQVTAQGGDVNRGLSLFANFTVHDKATNVVDNYQQVGLVYKGAFDARPKDDIGFGVARIHVNDDVKKRAELLNAQSGINDYDNPGFVPLQRTEYNAELYYGFHVTNWLTVRPNLQYIKSPGGVDEVDNALVAGLKIQSSF